The proteins below are encoded in one region of Rhododendron vialii isolate Sample 1 chromosome 7a, ASM3025357v1:
- the LOC131333274 gene encoding protein RGF1 INDUCIBLE TRANSCRIPTION FACTOR 1-like, which produces MVFIQPNSPHSYSPLQQKMVGLASVPQWLEVLLGEKFFNPCFVHETDKKSEKNIFCLDCCISLCPQCLPAHPSHRLLQIRRYVYQDVVRLNDAQKLMDCSSVQAYITNNAKVVFLNQRPMTRQFRGSGNTCTVCDRNLQHPFLFCSISCKANQMGSNKVELNVVKVEDCLELENGQMTPDSVLELPVLTRTSSSESSSSSAGLPNLTRTTPLASAAAAEFVKRKRSSVFVSRNRCRPIRCAAAAELTDATSRRRKGAPHRSPLY; this is translated from the exons ATGGTCTTTATACAACCAAACAGTCCCCATTCTTACTCTCCACTACAGCAAAAAATG GTGGGTTTAGCTTCAGTTCCTCAATGGCTCGAAGTCCTGTTGGGGGAGAAGTTCTTCAACCCCTGTTTCGTTCACGAGACCGATAAAAAGAGCGAAAAGAACATCTTCTGCTTGGATTGCTGCATCAGTCTATGCCCCCAGTGCCTCCCTGCGCACCCAAGTCACCGGCTCTTACAG ATAAGGCGCTATGTTTATCAAGACGTCGTTCGACTGAACGATGCCCAGAAACTGATGGATTGTTCCTCTGTTCAG GCGTACATAACCAACAATGCAAAAGTGGTGTTTTTGAATCAAAGGCCGATGACCCGTCAATTCAGAGGCTCGGGAAACACTTGCACTGTCTGTGACCGAAATCTCCAACACCCTTTCCTTTTCTGCTCAATTTCTTGCAAG GCCAATCAAATGGGGAGTAACAAAGTTGAACTCAATGTGGTGAAGGTTGAAGACTGTTTGGAGCTCGAAAACGGTCAAATGACCCCTGACTCGGTCCTTGAACTGCCCGTTTTGACGCGAACTTCTTCGTCTGAATCGAGCTCAAGCAGTGCCGGCCTGCCGAATCTTACTAGGACCACTCCTCTTGCTAGCGCCGCCGCCGCGGAGTTTGTGAAGAGAAAGCGCAGCTCTGTTTTCGTGTCCCGAAACCGGTGCCGGCCGATACGCTGCGCTGCGGCGGCGGAGCTTACCGACGCCACGAGCCGGCGGCGGAAGGGTGCCCCCCACCGGTCGCCGCTGTATTGA
- the LOC131333583 gene encoding flavin-containing monooxygenase FMO GS-OX-like 4: protein MTTVLPKSVAVIGAGAGGLVAARELRREGHEVVVFERGNKVGGTWVYNPTTESDPLGIDPARPVVHSSLYASLRTNLPREVMGFREYPFVAKNGAHRDPRRFPGHGEVLEYLNDYTTEFGLGELVRFGAEVRRVWLEGGKWKVRSTACGEPLDEVYDAVVVCNGHYTEPRIAEIPGLETWPGLQIHSHNYRVHEPFRDQVVILIGSSASAVDICRDIAGVAKEVHIASRSVTDRTMGKLPGHDNMWLHSMIESAHGDGTVVFRDGSAICADVILHCTGYKYHFAFLDVNDTVTVDDNRVGPLYKQVFPPLLAPLLSFVGLPWKVAPFPICELQSKWIAGVLSGRVSLPSSDEMMADVEAFYRTLDASGIPKHYTHNIGDSQFEYNDWLATECGCPPSEEWRKQMYSETDKNRKVRPETYRDEWDDELLVAQAHEDFVNCSSEGNGNLSQ from the exons ATGACTACTGTATTACCCAAGAGCGTCGCCGTCATCGGCGCCGGCGCCGGGGGCCTAGTCGCCGCCCGCGAGCTCCGGCGAGAGGGCCACGAGGTGGTCGTCTTCGAGCGAGGAAACAAGGTCGGAGGCACGTGGGTCTACAACCCGACCACCGAATCCGACCCGCTCGGCATCGACCCGGCCCGGCCCGTGGTCCACAGCAGCCTATACGCCTCGCTCCGGACCAACTTGCCCCGGGAGGTGATGGGTTTTCGGGAGTACCCGTTCGTGGCGAAGAACGGGGCCCACAGGGACCCGAGGAGGTTCCCGGGTCACGGGGAGGTGTTGGAGTACTTGAACGATTATACGACCGAGTTTGGACTCGGTGAGTTGGTGCGGTTCGGTGCGGAGGTGAGGCGTGTGTGGTTGGAGGGTGGGAAGTGGAAGGTAAGGTCGACGGCTTGTGGGGAGCCGTTGGATGAAGTTTATGATGCTGTGGTTGTGTGTAATGGGCATTATACGGAGCCCCGAATAGCTGAGATTCCGG GCCTTGAGACATGGCCAGGACTTCAAATCCACAGCCACAATTACCGTGTTCATGAGCCATTTCGAGATCAA GTTGTAATTCTAATTGGGAGTTCTGCAAGTGCTGTTGATATCTGTAGAGACATTGCTGGAGTTGCGAAAGAAGTCCACATTGCTTCTAGGTCGGTTACAGACAGAACTATGGGAAAGCTGCCTGGACACGATAACATGTGGCTTCATTCCATG ATAGAAAGTGCCCATGGAGATGGTACTGTGGTATTCCGAGATGGCAGTGCAATCTGTGCTGATGTTATTCTGCACTGCACAGG GTACAAGTATcattttgcttttcttgatgTGAATGACACTGTGACTGTGGATGACAACCGTGTGGGGCCACTGTACAAGCAAGTTTTTCCGCCTCTCCTAGCCCCATTGCTTTCGTTTGTCGGGTTGCCGTGGAAG GTTGCCCCCTTCCCCATTTGTGAACTCCAGAGCAAGTGGATAGCGGGTGTTTTATCAGGTCGTGTTTCGCTTCCATCATCAGACGAGATGATGGCTGATGTTGAAGCTTTTTACAGAACCTTGGACGCATCTGGCATCCCCAAGCACTACACTCATAACATTGGTGATTCTCAG TTTGAATACAATGACTGGCTGGCTACTGAATGCGGGTGTCCACCTTCTGAAgaatggagaaaacaaatgtatTCCGAGACTGACAAGAACAGGAAGGTGCGGCCGGAAACATACCGCGATGAATGGGATGATGAGCTCTTGGTTGCCCAAGCGCACGAGGACTTTGTCAATTGCAGTTCAGAGGGAAATGGAAACCTCTCTCAGTAA